The stretch of DNA GCAGCGCCTTGGGGGCCTCGTCGAACAGCAGATGCGCCTCATCGAAGAAGAAGCACAGCACCGGCTTGTCGGGATCGCCGACCTCGGGAAGATGCTCGAACAGCTCGCTCATCAGCCACAGCAGGAAGGTCGAATACAGCTTGGGTGAAGCCATCAGCTTGTCGGCTGCGAGGATGTTGACGATCCCCCGACCACGATCGTCGACGCCGATGAAGTCGTTCATCTCCAGCGCGGGCTCGCCGAAGAAACTCTCCGCGCCCTGCGTGCGCAGCTGGAGCAGCGAGCGCTGGATCGCGCCGATCGACTGTTTCGACACGTTGCCATAGGTGACCGTCAGCTCGTCGGCGCGGCCCGCGCACTCGGTCAGCATCGCCTGCAGATCGTCGAGATCGATCAGCAGCAACCCTTCCTTGTCGGCGACGTGGAAGGCGATCGTCAGCACGCCCTCCTGCACCTCGTTCAGGTCCATCAGCCGCGACAGCAGCAACGGACCCATCTCGCTGATGGTGGTGCGGATCGGATGCCCCTGCTCGCCGAACAAATCCCAGAACTGCACCGGATTGTCGGCATAGGCCCAGCTATCGTCGCCGATCGCCTTGGCGCGCTCGGCAAAGCTCGCATGCGTCTCGGCGGTCGGCGATCCGGCCATCGCGAGCCCCGACAGGTCGCCCTTCACGTCGGCGACGAAGCACGGCACGCCGTTCGCCGAAAACCCCTCGATGATCCCCTGCAACGTCACCGTCTTGCCGGTGCCGGTCGCGCCCGCGATCAGGCCGTGGCGGTTCGCACGCTTCAATTCCAGCGTCTGCGGCTTGCCCTCCACGCTCGCGCCGATGAAGATGCCGTTGCTCATGCTGTCGTCCTTTGTAGTCGGCGCCGACCCTAACCGCGTGCGCCGCAAAGAAAAAGGACCGCCGCTCGGGGGAGCGACGGTCCTTTCAGGCTAATCGTGACGGTCGTGGATTACTTGATCTTGACCGGCAGGAACTGGGCCGGGCTGCGTCCACGCTTGACCTGCAACAGGACCTGCGGGCGACCAGCCGTCTTAGCGACGTTGACCGCGTTCTGGACGTCGACCGCGGTGCGGACGGGCGAGCCGTTGACCGAGATGATGACGTCGCCGCGCTTCAGCTTGCCGAACGCATCACTGGTCTGCGCGACAATGGCGATGACGACGCCCTGCGTGCTCGCCTCGACGCCCACTGCCTGTGCGATCGCCGGGGTGAGCGGCTGGACGCCGATCCCAAGCGCGGCGCCGGCCGTCGGTGCGGCGGGGGTGGCGGAATCGTCACCGTCATCGCCGTCGTCCGTGCCGAAGCCCTGCGCGTCGCCGCCGACCACAGCGGCCAACTTCTCTGCGCTCGGACGCGGCACGACGACCACGTTGGCGACGACAGGCTTGCCGTTGCGCAGGATGTCGAGACGCGCGGTCTGGCCAGGCTTCACGTTCGAGACGAGGTAGGACAGCGACTGGTCGACCGTCACGACCTGCCCGTTCACCTTGGTGACGACGTCGCCCGCGCGCACGCCGGCCTTTGCCGCCGGGCCGCCCGCGGTCACGTCGTTGATCAGCTCGCCCTGGTTCTTGGCGATGCCGAGTGCAGCTGCGGTATCCTCGTTGATCGTGCCGCCCGGCTGCAGCTGGACGCCGATATAGCCGCGCTCGATCGTGCCGCCCTTCATGAAGGTGGCGATGATCGGCTTGGCGACGGCCGCGGGGATCGCGAAGCCGATACCGATATTGCCGCCCGACTGGCTGAAGATCTGCGAGTTCACGCCGATCACGTTGCCGTTCAGATCGAACATCGGGCCACCCGAGTTGCCCTGGTTGATCGACGCATCGGTCTGGATGAAGCGGTCATACGCACCGCCCTGGCCGGTGACGCGGTTGATCG from Sphingomonas sp. HMP9 encodes:
- a CDS encoding helicase HerA-like domain-containing protein, encoding MSNGIFIGASVEGKPQTLELKRANRHGLIAGATGTGKTVTLQGIIEGFSANGVPCFVADVKGDLSGLAMAGSPTAETHASFAERAKAIGDDSWAYADNPVQFWDLFGEQGHPIRTTISEMGPLLLSRLMDLNEVQEGVLTIAFHVADKEGLLLIDLDDLQAMLTECAGRADELTVTYGNVSKQSIGAIQRSLLQLRTQGAESFFGEPALEMNDFIGVDDRGRGIVNILAADKLMASPKLYSTFLLWLMSELFEHLPEVGDPDKPVLCFFFDEAHLLFDEAPKALLEKIEQVVRLIRSKGVGVYFITQNPIDIPDTVAGQLGNRVQHALRAFTPRDQAAVRAAAETFRANPGVDVATIITELKVGEALVSLLQPDGAPTPVERTLIKPPASRVGPITPAERKVMIETDAIGAKYDTLVDRESAEELLAAKTEEASAAAAEAKATTEAEKAAAAQAKLEAKAAKEAERARVAEQREADRQEREAEREAANSPWTKMATSATRAASSSIGRQVANEIGKQVFGTTSRRRSSSSGGLVGTVLRGVLGGLFRG
- a CDS encoding Do family serine endopeptidase, whose protein sequence is MRYAYAITSALLLGGATATLALQPSGAQVAQNEPGAIQAVSPKPGAPMSFADMVARLQPAVVNISTKQTIVQKQQANPFAGTPFGDLFGGMGGGGGQGGAPVKREGASLGSGFLISPDGYVVTNNHVISPGAQGATVDSITVTLSDKKEYVAKVIGKDQESDLALLKIDAANLPFVKFGDSNGARVGDWVVAIGEPFGLGGTVTAGIVSAINRVTGQGGAYDRFIQTDASINQGNSGGPMFDLNGNVIGVNSQIFSQSGGNIGIGFAIPAAVAKPIIATFMKGGTIERGYIGVQLQPGGTINEDTAAALGIAKNQGELINDVTAGGPAAKAGVRAGDVVTKVNGQVVTVDQSLSYLVSNVKPGQTARLDILRNGKPVVANVVVVPRPSAEKLAAVVGGDAQGFGTDDGDDGDDSATPAAPTAGAALGIGVQPLTPAIAQAVGVEASTQGVVIAIVAQTSDAFGKLKRGDVIISVNGSPVRTAVDVQNAVNVAKTAGRPQVLLQVKRGRSPAQFLPVKIK